The genomic DNA CGGTTTGGGCGCGCCGGACAGGGTGCCCGCCGGGAAGGTGGCGCGGAACACGTCGACCGCGTTGCGGCCCGGCGCCAGGTCGCCCTCGACGCTGGAGACGAGGTGCATGATGTGGCTGAACCGTTCGACGCGCATGAACTCGGTGACCTCGACGGTGCCGGCGATGCAGACCTTCGCGAGGTCGTTGCGGGCGAGGTCGACGAGCATGAGGTGCTCGGCCTGCTCCTTCGGGTCGGCCAGGAGCGCCGCCTCGAGGTCGGCGTCGTCCTCGGGGGTCGCGCCGCGCGGCTTCGACCCGGCGATCGGGTGGGTGTAGACCCGGCCGTCCTCGACTTTCACGAGCGCCTCGGGCGAGGACCCGACGATGAAGTACGGGTCGCCCGCCGGGGTCTCGAGGTGCAGCAAGTACATGTAGGGGCTCGGGTTGAGGGTGCGCAGCACCCGGTACACGTCGATCAGGTCGGCCGTGGCGGGCTGCTCGAACCGCTGCGACAGCACGACCTGGAAGACGTCGCCCTCGCGGATGTACTCCTTCGAGCGCTCGACCGCCGCGAGGAAGTCGCCGCGGTCGGTGCGGTGGGCGGGGGCGGGGGCGGCCGACAGGTCGATCTCGGCGAGGTGGGCGTCGGCCGGCCGGGCGAGGGCCGCCTGCAGACGATCGAGCCGGGTCTGCGCGTCCGCCCAGAGCTCGGCGGGCGCCTCGTCGCCGTCGTTCAGCACCGACGCGACGAGCTGCACCGTGCCGGTGCGGTGGTCGATGACCGCGAGTTCGGACACGAACGCGAACGCCTGACCGGGAAGGTCGATCTCGGCGGGCGGCCGGTTCGGCAGATGCTCGATCTGACGGATCGCCTCCCAGCCGATGAAGCCGACGAGGCCGCCGGTGAGCGGCGGCGCGCCCGGCACGTCCTCGGTGGCCCAGCGGCGGTGCAGGGCTTCGAGGGCGGCGAGCGGGGTCAGCGCGGATGCCTCGCCGAGTGCCCGTTCGGCCGAGAGGCCGTGATCCTGCCACTCGACGACGCCGTCGCGGTCGGTCAGCACGCCGTAGCATCCGGCGCCCACGAACGAGTAGCGCGACCAGATGCCGCCCTGCTCGGCCGACTCGAGCAGGAAGGTGCCCGCTCGGCCGGCGGCGAGCTTGCGGTAGATGCCCACCGGCGTCTCGCCGTCGGCGAACAGCTCGCGCACCACGGGCACCACGCGCCGGCCCGGCAGCAGCCGCGCGAATGCGTCGAACGCCGTGGTGGCGCTCATCCGCGTTCCCCGGCGACGACCTGGAGCCGGTCGGCGTCGAAGCAGGTGCGGGTGCCGGTGTGGCAGGCCGCGCCGACCTGGTCGACCTGCACCAGCAGGGTGTCGGCGTCGCAGTCGAGCGCGGCCGATTTGACGTACTGCGCGTGGCCCGAGGTGTCGCCCTTGCGCCAGTACTCCTGCCGGGAGCGCGACCAGAACGTGACGCGCCCCTCGGTGAGGGTGCGGCGCAGCGCCTCGCGGTCCATCCAGCCGAGCATGAGCACTTCGCCGGTGTCGTGCTGCTGGATGATCGCGGGCAGCAGGCCGTCGGCGTTGAACGCGGCACGATCGAGCGGGTCGCCGCCGGGCGTCCACGGCTCGTCGTCGCGCTCGAGCTCCTCGTCGTCGGGTGCGCTCATCGCACGGTCCTCCCCTCGGCGCGCAGCGCCTGCTTCACATCGCCCACGGTCAGCTCGCCGTTGTGGAAGACGGATGCGGCGAGCACCGCGTCGGCGCCCGCCGCGACCGCCGGGGCGAAGTGCTCGACGGCACCGGCGCCGCCGGAGGCGATGACCGGCACGCTCGACAGTTCGTGCATGAGGGCGACGAGTTCGAGGTCGAAGCCCTGCTTGGTCCCGTCGGCGTCGATCGAGTTGACCAGCAGTTCGCCGGCGCCGAGCTCGATGCCGCGCCGCGCCCAGGCGAGCGCGTCGAGGTCGGTCTCGGTGCGCCCGCCGTGCGTGGTGACCACGAAGCCCGACTCGGTGCGGTCGGACCGCTTCACGTCGAGCGACAGCACGAGCACCTGCGCCCCGAACCGGTCGGCGATCTCGGCGATCAGCTCGGGCCGCGCGATCGCGGCGCTGTTCACACCGGCCTTGTCGGCGCCGTGTCCGAGGAGCCGGGCGACGTCCTCGGGCGAGCGCACGCCGCCGCCGACGGTGAGCGGGATGAACACCTGCTCGGCGACGCGCTGCACCATGTCGTACGTGGTCGAACGGTCGTCGACCGTGGCGGTGACGTCGAGGAAGGTCAGTTCGTCGGCCCCCTGCGCGGTGTACCGCGCGGCGAGCTCGACCGGGTCGCCGGCATCCCGCAGGTTCAGGAAGTTGACGCCCTTGACGACGCGGCCGGCGGCCACGTCGAGGCACGGGATGACACGGACGGCGAGGCTCATCGCTGCCCCCTCCTACAGCCGGGCCGCGTGGATCGCGCTCACGAGGATGGCGCGGGCGCCGAGCTCGTAGAGCGTGTCCATCACCTGGTTCATGCCGACGCGCGGAATCATCACGCGCACCGCGGCCCACTCGGGGTCATGCAGCGGCGAGATCGTGGGCGACTCGAAGCCCGGGGCGGCCGCCGTCGCGGCGTCGAGCTTCGCGACCGGCACGTCGTAGTCGAGCAGCACGTACCGACGGGCGACCAGCACGCCCTGCAGACGCCGCAGCAGGGTCTGCGTGCCGGGCTGCACGACCCCCGAGCCGATGTACACCGCCTCGGACTCGAGGATCACCGGCCCGAACATCTCCAGGCCGGCCTGACGGAGGGTCGTGCCCGTCGACACGACGTCGGCGACCGCGTCGGCGACGCCGAGACGAACCGCCGACTCGACGGCGCCGTCGAGCTTCACGAGATCGGCCGTCACGCCGTGGCGGGCGAGGAAGTCGCCGACCAGGCCCGGGTAGCTGGTCGCGACGCGCACGCCCTCGAGATCGGCGAGGTCGGCGTACGCGCCCGGGGGGCCCGCGAACCGGAATGTCGAGTCGCCGAACCCGAGCGCGGCGATCTCGACCGCCTCGGAGCCCGAGTCCAGCAGCAGGTCGCGGCCGGTGATGCCGACGTCGAGCGCACCCGAGCCGACGTAGGTGGCGATGTCGCGCGGGCGGAGGTAGAAGAACTCGACCCCGTTGCGCGGGTCGGAGACGTAGAGCTCTTTGCTGTCCCGGCGGCCGGTGTATCCGGCCTCGTACAGCATCTCGGCGGCGATTTCGGCGAGCGAACCCTTGTTGGGCACGGCGATGCGGAGCATTCCCTGGCTTTCGTGTCGACGGAACTGATCGGTCATGGCGGAGGCGCGATCAGAGATGTCGGTACACGTCGGCGGGCGAGAGCCCCTTGGCGAGCATGAGCACCTGCAGGTGGTAGAGCAGCTGCGAGATCTCTTCGGCCGTCTCGTCGTCGCTCTGGTACTCGGCGGCCATCCAGACCTCGGCCGCCTCCTCGACGATCTTCTTGCCGATGGCGTGCACGCCGGCGTCGAGCTGGCGCACGGTGCCGCTGCCCTCAGGGCGGGTGCGGGCTTTGTCGCTCAACTCGACGAAGAGCTCGTCGAAGGATTTCACCCTAGAAGCCTACCGGTGCGCGGCGCGTCGTCGTGGCGGTGCGCGGCGACCGCCTCGCGCAGCGCCGCGATCTGCTCGGCGGGCTCGCCGCGGAACACCGCGGAGCCCGCGACGAACGTGTCGGCGCCGGCGTCCGCGGCGATGCCGATCGTGTCGACCGTGATGCCGCCGTCGACCTGCAGCCATACGTCGACGCCGCGTGCAGCGACCGCGTCGGCCACCCGTCGCAGCTTCGGCATCGTCTCGGGCATGAACGACTGCCCGCCGAACCCCGGTTCGACGGTCATCACGAGCACCTGGTCGAACTCGTCGAGCAGGTCGAGGTAGGGCGCGGCATCCGTGCCGGGCTTCAGGGCGATGCCCGCCCTCGCGCCGATCTCGCGGAGCCGGCGGGCGAGCCGCACCGGGTCGGCGGCGGCTTCGACATGGAACGTCACACTCGCCGCGCCCGCCTCGGCGTACCCCGGCGCCCAGCGGTCGGGGTCGTCGATCATGAGGTGCACGTCGAGCGGCACCGGCGAGACCTGCACCAGCCGCTCCACCATCGGCAGCCCGAACGTCAGGTTCGGCACGAAGTGGTTGTCCATGATGTCGACGTGCACGAGATCGGCGGTCGCGATGCGCGAGAGTTCGTGCTCGAGGTTCGCGAAGTCGGCGGCGAGGATGCTCGGGTTGATGCGCGTCGTCATGGGCGGCAGCCTATCGAGCGGCGGCCGCGGGTTCGGCCTCGGGGCGTTTGCGCACGAGCGCGATGAACATCGCATCGGTGCCGTGCCGGTGCGGCCACAGCTGCACGGTGCGGCCGTCGCCGCCGAGATCGAGCGGCCGGTTCGCGACCTGCCGCACCGCCGCTGCGGTGTCGAGCGGCTCGGCGGCCTCGCCCCAGCGCTTGAGCGCGGCGGCGATCGTGCCGTGCGTCTCGGCGGTGTGCGGCGAGCAGGTCACGTAGGCGAGGATGCCGCCCGGCGCGAGCGCCGCGAACGCGGCATCGGCGAGCCGTGCCTGCACCGCCGTGAGCTCGGCGACGTCGGCCGGCTGTTTGCGCCACCTCGCCTCGGGCCGGCGCCGCAGCGCGCCGAGGCCCGTGCACGGGGCATCCAGCAGGATGCGGTCGAAGCCGCCCGGCGCACCCAGCTCGGCGGGGTCGAGGTCGGTGCCGTCGCCCACGCGCACGTGCACGTCGAGCGGCACCGCCGCGATCGCGCGGCGCACCAGCTCGGCGCGCGCGGGCACGAGCTCGTTCGCCGCGAGCGCGGCACCGCCGGCGAGCGCCTCGGCGGCCAGCAGCGCGGTCTTGCCGCCCGGTCCGGCGCACAGGTCCAGCCAGCGCTCCCCCGGCTCGACCGGTCGGGCGCGGCTGAGCGCGAGGGCGGCCAGCTGCGAGCCCTCGTCCTGCACGCGGATCCGGCCCTCGTGCGCGGCCACCAGGGCGAGCGGATGCTCCGCGGTGAAGCCGACCGGCGAGTACACGTCGGGCGCGCCGAGCTCGTCGACGGCGGCGTCGCCGAGCCCCGGGAGGGCGACGAGGTTGACGACGGGCGACGCGTTGTCGGCGTCCAGCAGGGCGCCGAGCTCGTCGGCGCGGCCCTCGTGGGCGAGCGCGCTGCGCAGCGCTCGCACGATCCAGGCCGGATGCGACGTGGTCGTCGCCAGCCGCTCGGTGTCGTCGCGTGCGGACTCGGCGAGGCGTCGCATCCACTCCTCGGCGTCGGTGCGGGAGACCTGCCGCAGCACCGCGTTCACGAAGCCGGCCGCGGCGGGCGCCACCCGGTGCGCGAGCGCGACGGTCTCGTTCACGGCCGCGTGCGTGGGCACGCGCGTGGCGAGGAGTTGGTGCGTGCCGAGGCGCAGCAGGTCGAGCACCGGGGGGTCGATGCGGTCGGTCGGCCGCCCGGCGGCGTCGGCGATCACCGCATCCCACGTGCCGAGCCGGCGCAGCGTGCCGTAGGTGAGCTCGGTCGCCAGGCCCGCGTCGGAGCCCTCGAGCCCGGCCCGCTCGATGCGGGCGGGCAGCAGCAGGTTGGCGTACGAGTCGCTCGTGCGCACCGCCTCGAGCACGTCGAAGGCGACCACCCGGGCGGGTGAGACGGATCGGTCCCGGCGGCTGCCCGACGCTGCGCCACGCGAGCCGGCGCCGCGTGCGCGTCCACCGCTCGGGCGCGATGCACGCCGGCCGGAGTCGGCGCCGCCGTCCCCGCTCATCGGGCGACCGCCTCGTCGACGCCGAGGCCCCGCCACCAGTCGGCGGCGGCCATCGCGGTGCGCCCGGCCGGCTGCACGCGCACGAGTCGCAGCGCACCGTCGGCGGTCCCGACGAGCACGCGCTTGCCCAGGAGCGCCACGCGGCCCGCCGGCAGGTCCGGCGCATCGGCCACGGGCTCGGCGTCGAGCACCTTCAGCCGCACCCCGTCGACCTCGGTGAACGCGCCGGGTTCGGGGGTGACACCGCGCCGGCGGGCGTCGACTTCGGCGGTGGGCCGGGTGAAGTCGAGCCGCGCATCGTCGATGGCCAGCTTCGGCGCGAACGTCGGCTCGCCGTGCTGCGGGGTTGCGACGGCGGTGCCGTCGGCGATCCCGTCGACGACGTCGGCGAGCAGTCCGGCGCCCAGGTCGGCGAGTTCGTCGAGCAGGTCGCCGGCGGTGCGTCCCGGTGCGATCGGATGCCGCAGCTCGCCGTACACGTCGCCGGCATCGAGTTCGGGCACGAGCCGGAACACGGATGCCCCGGTCTCGGCGTCGCCCGCGATGATCGCGCGCTGCACGGGCGCGGCACCCCGCCAGGCCGGCAGCAGCGAGAAGTGCAGGTTGATCCAGCCGTGCGCCGGCGCCGACAGCAGCGGCTCGCGCACGAGCCCGCCGTACGCGACGATCACGCCGAGGTCGGGGCGCAGCGAGGCGATGCGCTCCCCCGCGTCGGCGTCGAGCCGGGCCGCTTCGATGACCGGCAGCCCCAGCTCGGCGGCGGCCTGCGCGACCGGCGACGGCGTGAGCACGCGCTTGCGGCCGAGCGGCGCGGCCGGTCGGGTGACGACCGCCGCGATCTCGTGCGGGCCGTCGGCGATCCGCCGCAGGGCGGGCACGGCGGCGGCGGGGGTTCCGGCGAAGACGAGTCGGAGGGCTGGCACACTCCATTCTCCCCCGGCCGGGGCCCGCACCGCGCGCGGCGGTCGGGCGGCGGCCGCGAACCGTCCGGATGCGGGCGGACGCCGCCGACGCGGGTCAGGGAACGGCCGGGTCGTCGAACCGGACCCGGAGCACCGGCGGCCGCTGGGGCCGACGGCCGGCGACCGGTTTGCGCCGCTCGGTGGCCGTGCGCACCGCCTCGGCCCGCAACGCCGCCGCGACCGCCTTGCCCGAGGCGTAGTCGAACCGCACGATCGCGCGGTCGAGGCCGTCGTCCAGGTGGACCGGGCCGAGCACGTCGACCCCCGCAGCGGCTCGACGTGCGGCCTCCGCTGCGCCGGCGACCCGGTCGGCGGCCGCCGTCACCGACGCGATGCGCACGGCCGGCGGGAACCGCAGCGCCCGACGCGCGTCGAGCTCGGTCGACGCCCAATCGGGTTGGCGCCACGTCGCGAACGCGGTGCCGAGGGCGCCGCCCACCCCCACCAGATGCACCGGCGCCCCGGGGGCGGCCAGCGCCGCCGCGTTCGACCACCAGCGCAGGCAATCCTCGGCGACCCGCAGGGATTCGCGCAGGAGCATCCGTTCGCCGTCGAGGAGCAGCACCGCACGATAGCCGCCGTCGGCGACGGGCTCGGCACCCCGCGTGGCGACGACGAGCGCCGGACCGGCATCGACGCGCACGACCTGCCGCTCGCCGTCCGAGAGCACCACCTTCGCGCGCGGGAACGCCCGCCCGAGCTCGTCGGCCGTCCGGGTGGCGCCGATCGTCGCCGCCCGCAGCGCGGTGCCGTCGCACACCGGGCACCGCCAGCCCGTCGTCGTGGTGCCGCACAGCGTGCACGCGGCCCGACCCCCGTCGGCGGGCACCGCGATCGTGCCCCCGCACGCGGCGCAGTGCGCCGTCTCGCGACAGCGGGCGCAGGTCATCAGCGGCACCCGACCGGGCCGGGCGACCTGCACCAGCACGGGCCCCTCGGCCACCGCCCGCTGGGCCTCCCGCCACGCGATCGACGGGATGCGGGCCGAGCCCGGCTCGGCCGAGTCGGCGCGGGCGGTGAGCACGATCCGCGGTCGTGCAGCGCGCACGGGGGCGATCTCGTGCACCCAGTCGAGCTCGACGAGCCGTTGCACGTCGACGCTGCGGGTGTGCGCGGCGAAGACCAGCGCGGCACCCGACTGCTCCTGGCGCACCAGCGCCGCGTCGCGGGCGTGCACCCCCGGGGCGAGGGGTTCGGCGTGCAGCGGGTCGCCGTCGTCCCAGATCGCGATCAACCCGAGGCGCGCGGCCGGCGCGTACACGGTCGACCGATTCCCGACCACGATGCGGGCCGCGTCGCCCGTCGCGGCGAGGAACGAGCGGTACCGCTCGGCACCCGTCTGGCGGGCGTCGGCGCGCAGCACCCGGCGTGGATCCACCAGCCCGGCGAGCGCCGTCTCGACCTGCTCCTGGTCGCGATGGTCGGGCACCGCGATCAGCACCGACCGGTCGGCCGCGAGCACGTGCGCCGCCGCCTCCGCGAGCGTGGCCGCCCACGCGCCGACCCATTCGCCCGACGGGGTGCGGCGCATCCCGGGCTCGACGCGCAGCGCCATCCGCTCGCCGCGCGCGAGGCCCTCCTCGACGCGTCCGGCGGCGAACCCCGAGACCGGCGGCGGCGCGGTCGGCAGGTCGCCGGCATCGGCCGTGCCGGCGGCCCAGGCCTTCTCGACTCGCACGTAGCGCGGCGGGATCGCGAGCCGCAGCACGTCGCTCGCGTTGCCGGCGGCGCGGTCGGCGACCGCGCGCGCGAGCGCCCACACCGAGGGCGTGAGCACCGGGACGGTGCTCACGACATCTTCGACCTCGCTCAGCTCCCCCGGGTACGCGCTGCGGTCGGCGAGTTCGACGACCCAGCCGTCCGCGATGCGACCGCCCGTGCGCAGCGGCACCCGGACCCGTGCGCCGGTCTGCACGGCCTCGGCGAGCCGCGCGGGCACCCGGTAGTCGAACAGGTGATCGAGCTGGGGCAGCGGCGAATCGACGAGCACCCGCGCGACCGCGCCGTCGGTCATCTCAGACGCCGGCGGCCTGACGCAGGTCGTCGACGCGGTCGATCCGCTCCCAGGTGAAGTCGGGCAGCTCACGGCCGAAGTGCCCGTAGGTGGCCGTCTGCGCGTAGATCGGGCGGAGCAGGTCGAGGTCGCGGATGATCGCCGCCGGGCGCAGGTCGAACACCTCGCGGATGGCGCGGATGATCTGCTCGTCGGGCAGCGTGCCGGTGCCGAAGGTCTCGACGTACAGGCCCACCGGCGAGGCCGCGCCGATCGCGTACGCCACCTGCAGTTCGAGTCGCTCGGCGAAGCCCGCGGCGACCGCGTTCTTCGCCACCCAGCGCATCGCGTAGGCGGCGGACCGGTCGACCTTCGACGGGTCCTTGCCGCTGAACGCGCCGCCGCCGTGCCGGCTGGCGCCGCCGTAGGTGTCGATGATGATCTTGCGGCCGGTCAGGCCGGCGTCGCCCTGGGGGCCGCCGATCTCGAAGCGGCCGGTCGGGTTGATGAGCACCTTCAGGTCGTCGCGGGTGAGCTCGACGGTGTCGAGCACGGGCCGGATCACCACCTCCTCGACCTCGGCGCGCAGCTGCTCGGTCGACACCTTCGGCGAGTGCTGGGTCGACAGCACGACGGTCTCGATCGTGCGCGGCGTCTGCCCGTCGTAGCCGATGGTCACCTGCGTCTTGCCGTCGGGCCGCAGGTAGTCGAGCTCGCCCGCCTTGCGAACGGCGGCGAGCCGCTCGCTGAGGCGGTGCGCGAGCCAGATCGGCACCGGCATGAGCTCGGGCGTCTCGCGGGTGGCGTAGCCGAACATGATGCCCTGGTCGCCGGCGCCCTGCCGGTCGAGCTCGTCGACGCTCGACCCCTCGCGGGTCTCGAACGCGTCGTCCACCCCCTGGGCGATGTCGGGCGACTGGCCGCCGATCGAGACGGACACCCCGCAGCTGCGGCCGTCGAACCACACGTCGGACGAGTCGTAGCCGATCGAGGTGACCCGCTCGCGCACGATCGCGGGGATCTCCACGTAGCCGGAGGTGGTCACCTCGCCGGCCACATGCACGAGACCCGTGGTGACGAGCGTCTCGACGGCCACCCGGGAGTGCGGGTCGACGGCGAGCAGCGCGTCGAGGATCGAGTCGGAGACCTGGTCGCAGATCTTGTCGGGGTGACCCTCGGTCACGGACTCGGAGGTGAACAGACGCAGATCGCTCATGGGGACGCGGATTCCTCTCGGCGGGCGAACGGGGCGGGCGTGGTCGTCACGAACTGGGTGCGAGCTTCGAGACAACCACGTCAAGGATGCCCTGCGCCACCGACGATTTCGTTCCATGAAGCTCGGCGACGACCGTGTCGTCGCCGTCGACCACCGTGACGACGTTGTCGTCGGCGGCGAATCCCGCCGTCCAGCCCACCCGGTTGACCGCGAGCAGGTCGGCGCCCTTGGCACGCCGCTTGGCGCGGCCCAGTTCGAGCAGCCGTTCGGCGTCGGGCTCGGTCTCGGCGGCGAACCCGACCAGGAGCGTGCCGTCGTGCGGCTCGCGGCCGAGTTCGGCGAGGATGTCGGGGTTGCGGACGAGTTCGAGGGTGAGCCCGTCGTCGGACCCCGGGTCCTTCTTGAGCTTCGCCTCGCTGACGACGGCCGGCCGGTAGTCGGCGACGGCGGCCGCCATCACGACGACGTCGGCCCCGACCGCCGCCTCGCGGACCGCGTCGCGCAGTTCGAGCGCCGTCGAGACGGCGCGGATGTCGCACCCCTCGGGCCGGGCCACCTCGAGGTTCGCGGCGATCAGGGTGACGGATGCACCGCGCTCGCGCGCGGCCTCGGCGATCGCGACGCCCTGCTTGCCGCTGGAGCGGTTGCCGAGGAACCGCACCGGGTCGAGCGGTTCGCGGGTGCCGCCGGCGGTCACCACGACGCGCCGCCCGGCGAGGTCGCCGACACGCGTATCGGATGCCTCGCGGCCGGCGTGCTGCGCGGCATCCGGTTCGCCCACGACCGCGAGCGCAGCCGCGACGATGTCGTCGGGCTCCGACATGCGGCCCGGGCCGCTGTCGGCGCCCGTGAGCTGCCCGACCGCCGGGCCGACGACGGTGACGCCGCGCTCGCGAAGCGTCGCGACGTTCGCCTGCGTCGCCGGATGGCGCCACATCTCGGTGTGCATCGCGGGCGCGACGACCAGCGGCGCCTCGCTCGCGAGGACGGTGTTGCCGAGCAGGTCGTCGGCGAGGCCCGCGGCGAGCTTCGCGATGGTGTTCGCCGTCGCCGGCGCGATCACGATGAGATCGGCGGCCTGGCCGATCGCGACGTGACGCACCTCGGCGACGCCCTCGTAGAGGTCGACGTGCACCGGGTTGCGCGAGATCGCCTCGAGCGTCGGGCGGCCCACGAACCGCAACGCAGCCTCGGTCGGCACGACGTGCACGTCGTGGCCGGCCAGCACCAGCGCACGCACGACGCCGACCGCCTTGTAGGCCGCGATGCCGCCGGCGATGCCGACGACGATGTTGAGCGGCATCGGGCGGGCCCGGTTACTCGCCGATCGGGGTGAGCCGGAGCTTGTCCTCGTTGATCTCGTGCATCGCCACCGTGAGCGGCTTGTCGTCGATCGACGAGTCGACCAGCGGGCCGACGTTGTCGAACAGGCTGCCCTCGTGCAGGTCGGCGTAGTAGTCGTTGATCTGACGAGCGCGCTTGGACGCGAAGATCACGAGCTGGTACTTCGAGTCGACCTTCGAAAGCAGGTCGTCGATGGGCGGGTCGATGATGCCGGACAGCTTCTCAGCCAAAGCAGAACTCCTTGTTCGAGCGATGCGCACCCTCGGTGCGCCGGAAAGATCAGAGGGCGGGGCGGCGCGGCCTGCCCCGACGAGGCCTCATCAATTCTACGACCTTCTCGGCCGCCTCGCCGACGTCGTGGTTCACGACCCGGTGATCGAACTCGTCGACGGCCGCCAATTCGACCTTCGCGGTCTCGAGCCGGCGCTGCTGTTCGGCGGGCGTCTCGGTGCCGCGGCCGACCAGGCGGCGCACCAGTTCGTCCCAGGTCGGCGGCAGCAGGAACACGAGCGTCGCCTCGGGCATCGCCCGGCGCACCGAGCGCGCGCCCTGGATGTCGATCTCGAGCAGCACGCTGTCGCCCGCTGCGATCGCCTGTTCGACCGGGCGGCGCGGGGTGCCGTACCGGTGCGCGTTGTGCACGGTGGCCCACTCGAGCAGCTCGCCCGCCTCGACCATGCGGTCGAACTCGGCGTCGTCGACGAAGAAGTAGTGCTCGCCCTCGATCTCACCCGGGCGCGGCGCACGCGTCGTCGCCGACACCGAGAGCCGCACCTCGGGGTGGTGGTGTCGGATGTACGCGGCCACCGTGCCCTTGCCGACCGCGGTAGGCCCCGCCAGCACCACGAGGCGGTCGCCGATGCCGCCGTGCGCGGCGATCCAATCGGCCGTGAAGCGGCGCAGCCGCTGCCGCTGGAGGCGTCCGAGGCCGCCGATGCGCTTCGACGGGGAGATGTCGAGCTCCGCCATGATGCGCTCGGTCTTGGTGCGCCCGATCGCCGGGATCGAGCCGAGGAACTCGGTCACCCGCAGGCGACCCTCGACCCCCTCGGGCTCCTCCAGGCCGGCGCGCAGCACATCGAGGGGGCTGCGTCGGGAGTCGGCGATGTCGGCCTTCACCTCGGCGCGCGCGCGCCGGGCGGCGACCGCCGCACGGGACGCGGCGACCCGGTCGACCTCGGGCGGGCGGTTGCGGTCGGGCTCAGCCACGTGCGGCCCCCACGAGGTCGAGACGGCGGAGGATCTCGTCGGCGATGCCGTCGGGGCCGGCGGCCAGCACCGAGCGGGACTCGCTCACGATCACGCCGTCGGCCAGTCCACCGAAGATGCGCCGGAAGTCGGCCGGCTCTGCGCCCTGATGCCCGAATCCCGGGGCGAGCACGGGCAGCGCCGGGCCCGAGTCATCCGCCGCCTCGATGCCCGCGGCGACCAGGTCGACCGTCGCGCCGATCACGACGCCCATCGACCCGATTCCCGACGGCGCCGCCGTCTCGCGGTTCCAGGCGGAAACGCCCGACACGATCGCCCCGGCCACCGTCGCCCCGGCACGGCTCGACTCCTGCAGCACGGCGCCCTGGATCGGGCGGGCCTCGGGGTTCGACGTCGCCGCGAGCACGAGCAGGCCCTTGCCCGCCGCCTCCGCCTGCCGACGGACGGGCTCGATCGAACCGAGCCCCTGGTACGCGCTGATCGTCATCGCATCGGCCTCGAGCGGCGAACCCGGGGTGAGCCAGGCCTCGCCGTAGGCCGCCACGCTCGTGCCGATGTCGCCGCGCTTGGCGTCGGCGATGATCACGAGCCGCGCGTCGCGCGCCTCGGC from Agromyces larvae includes the following:
- a CDS encoding primosomal protein N'; protein product: MTDGAVARVLVDSPLPQLDHLFDYRVPARLAEAVQTGARVRVPLRTGGRIADGWVVELADRSAYPGELSEVEDVVSTVPVLTPSVWALARAVADRAAGNASDVLRLAIPPRYVRVEKAWAAGTADAGDLPTAPPPVSGFAAGRVEEGLARGERMALRVEPGMRRTPSGEWVGAWAATLAEAAAHVLAADRSVLIAVPDHRDQEQVETALAGLVDPRRVLRADARQTGAERYRSFLAATGDAARIVVGNRSTVYAPAARLGLIAIWDDGDPLHAEPLAPGVHARDAALVRQEQSGAALVFAAHTRSVDVQRLVELDWVHEIAPVRAARPRIVLTARADSAEPGSARIPSIAWREAQRAVAEGPVLVQVARPGRVPLMTCARCRETAHCAACGGTIAVPADGGRAACTLCGTTTTGWRCPVCDGTALRAATIGATRTADELGRAFPRAKVVLSDGERQVVRVDAGPALVVATRGAEPVADGGYRAVLLLDGERMLLRESLRVAEDCLRWWSNAAALAAPGAPVHLVGVGGALGTAFATWRQPDWASTELDARRALRFPPAVRIASVTAAADRVAGAAEAARRAAAGVDVLGPVHLDDGLDRAIVRFDYASGKAVAAALRAEAVRTATERRKPVAGRRPQRPPVLRVRFDDPAVP
- the metK gene encoding methionine adenosyltransferase, which codes for MSDLRLFTSESVTEGHPDKICDQVSDSILDALLAVDPHSRVAVETLVTTGLVHVAGEVTTSGYVEIPAIVRERVTSIGYDSSDVWFDGRSCGVSVSIGGQSPDIAQGVDDAFETREGSSVDELDRQGAGDQGIMFGYATRETPELMPVPIWLAHRLSERLAAVRKAGELDYLRPDGKTQVTIGYDGQTPRTIETVVLSTQHSPKVSTEQLRAEVEEVVIRPVLDTVELTRDDLKVLINPTGRFEIGGPQGDAGLTGRKIIIDTYGGASRHGGGAFSGKDPSKVDRSAAYAMRWVAKNAVAAGFAERLELQVAYAIGAASPVGLYVETFGTGTLPDEQIIRAIREVFDLRPAAIIRDLDLLRPIYAQTATYGHFGRELPDFTWERIDRVDDLRQAAGV
- the coaBC gene encoding bifunctional phosphopantothenoylcysteine decarboxylase/phosphopantothenate--cysteine ligase CoaBC; the encoded protein is MPLNIVVGIAGGIAAYKAVGVVRALVLAGHDVHVVPTEAALRFVGRPTLEAISRNPVHVDLYEGVAEVRHVAIGQAADLIVIAPATANTIAKLAAGLADDLLGNTVLASEAPLVVAPAMHTEMWRHPATQANVATLRERGVTVVGPAVGQLTGADSGPGRMSEPDDIVAAALAVVGEPDAAQHAGREASDTRVGDLAGRRVVVTAGGTREPLDPVRFLGNRSSGKQGVAIAEAARERGASVTLIAANLEVARPEGCDIRAVSTALELRDAVREAAVGADVVVMAAAVADYRPAVVSEAKLKKDPGSDDGLTLELVRNPDILAELGREPHDGTLLVGFAAETEPDAERLLELGRAKRRAKGADLLAVNRVGWTAGFAADDNVVTVVDGDDTVVAELHGTKSSVAQGILDVVVSKLAPSS
- the rpoZ gene encoding DNA-directed RNA polymerase subunit omega, yielding MAEKLSGIIDPPIDDLLSKVDSKYQLVIFASKRARQINDYYADLHEGSLFDNVGPLVDSSIDDKPLTVAMHEINEDKLRLTPIGE
- the gmk gene encoding guanylate kinase, translating into MAEPDRNRPPEVDRVAASRAAVAARRARAEVKADIADSRRSPLDVLRAGLEEPEGVEGRLRVTEFLGSIPAIGRTKTERIMAELDISPSKRIGGLGRLQRQRLRRFTADWIAAHGGIGDRLVVLAGPTAVGKGTVAAYIRHHHPEVRLSVSATTRAPRPGEIEGEHYFFVDDAEFDRMVEAGELLEWATVHNAHRYGTPRRPVEQAIAAGDSVLLEIDIQGARSVRRAMPEATLVFLLPPTWDELVRRLVGRGTETPAEQQRRLETAKVELAAVDEFDHRVVNHDVGEAAEKVVELMRPRRGRPRRPAL
- the pyrF gene encoding orotidine-5'-phosphate decarboxylase; the encoded protein is MTDRIGFGGRLATAFAERGRLCVGIDPHADLLDRWGLPDTAEGAREFGLRVVGAVAGRAGIVKPQVAFFERHGAAGYAALERVLAEARDARLVIIADAKRGDIGTSVAAYGEAWLTPGSPLEADAMTISAYQGLGSIEPVRRQAEAAGKGLLVLAATSNPEARPIQGAVLQESSRAGATVAGAIVSGVSAWNRETAAPSGIGSMGVVIGATVDLVAAGIEAADDSGPALPVLAPGFGHQGAEPADFRRIFGGLADGVIVSESRSVLAAGPDGIADEILRRLDLVGAARG